A portion of the Thunnus albacares chromosome 23, fThuAlb1.1, whole genome shotgun sequence genome contains these proteins:
- the LOC122975505 gene encoding DENN domain-containing protein 11-like isoform X1 gives MVERSDRAPLLDWEEIPSAEKDRLSSPSNSRALSGSSSPGFGWSSGPGGPTPSADGCSAPPATSSTPAAGTDEALHPDKGERPSDSGPREVPLEDRMVKWEEKDQIVSVFVVTFNTRSGNMLEWCLPKDMDLEGVEFKAIASGSHRVTTDFIYFRKGCYFGLACFANMPVESTVERGARMKSVGILSPSYTLLYRYMSFLEHQVRLQLQSPGHYSPLEAFYEDKRALLPPSGDGVVTTCPANAWGAAINHSMHPEMKITHPAGCMSQFIRFFGEQIMVLWKLALLRRRILIFSPPPVGVVCYRVYCCCCLANISIPGVGVAVPEFRPFFYVNVADISALENELSYVACTTEKIFEEKKDLYDVYVDNQNVKTYRDGLKPLLRLSTADREKYRKLTEQRQMLLYSQEENGDCVSSEEDLFILFFLEQNNRIFQTLSEVAGSPDPTLTQESVRAMGLDPHGDRLFLLHLLEIYGYDTLLVSEQLCCS, from the exons ATGGTGGAGCGGTCGGACCGAGCCCCTCTGCTGGACTGGGAGGAGATTCCGTCCGCGGAGAAGGACCGACTGTCGAGCCCCTCCAACAGCCGTGCCTTATCCGGATCCTCCTCGCCTGGGTTTGGGTGGAGCAGCGGTCCGGGGGGTCCCACTCCCAGCGCAGACGGCTGCAGCGCCCCACCCGCGACCTCCAGCACCCCGGCGGCGGGCACGGATGAAGCGCTGCACCCCGACAAGGGGGAGCGTCCCTCGGATTCAGGACCGAGGGAGGTGCCGCTAGAGGACAGGATGGTGAAATGGGAGGAAAAAGACCAGATTGTGTCGGTCTTTGTGGTCACATTCAACACCAGATCAG GCAACATGCTGGAGTGGTGTCTGCCCAAAGACATGGACTTGGAGGGAGTCGAGTTCAAAGCCATTGCCAGCGGCTCCCACCGAGTAACCACAGACTTCAT CTACTTCCGGAAGGGCTGCTACTTTGGCCTCGCCTGCTTTGCCAACATGCCGGTGGAGAGCACGGTGGAGAGGGGGGCGAGGATGAAGTCGGTAGGGATCCTATCTCCGTCTTACACCTTGCTCTACCGCTACATGAGCTTCCTGGAGCACCAGGTCAG GCTCCAGCTTCAGTCCCCAGGCCACTATTCTCCCCTAGAGGCCTTTTATGAGGACAAGAGAGCACTTCTGCCCCCCAGTGGTGATGGAGTTGTTACTACATGTCCAGCCAACGCATGGGGAGCTGCAATCAACCACAGCATGCACCCTGAAATGAAG ATCACCCACCCGGCCGGCTGTATGTCCCAGTTCATCCGCTTCTTTGGGGAGCAGATCATGGTGCTGTGGAAGCTGGCGCTACTCCGCAGACGCATTCTCATCTTCTCCCCTCCGCCTGTGGGTGTGGTCTGCTACAGGG TGTACTGCTGCTGTTGCCTGGCAAACATCTCCATCCCCGGGGTCGGCGTGGCCGTGCCCGAGTTCCGCCCCTTCTTCTATGTTAATGTGGCCGATATCAGCGCCCTGGAGAATGAGCTCTCCTACGTAGCAT GCACTACTGAGAAGATctttgaggagaagaaggatctgtatgatgtgtatgtagACAATCAGAATGTAAAGACCTACAGAGACGGACTCAAGCCGCTGCTCCGCCTCAGCACTGCAGACAGGGAGAAATATCGCAAACTCACCGAGCAGAG gcagaTGCTGCTGTACTCCCAGGAGGAGAATGGAGACTGTGTGTCCAGTGAAGAGGATCTTTTTATTCT GTTTTTCCTGGAGCAGAACAACAGGATTTTCCAGACCCTGAGTGAGGTGGCAGGGAGCCCTGATCCCACACTGACCCAGGAGAGTGTGAGGGCCATGGGCCTTGATCCTCATGGAGACAGGCTCTTCCTGCTCCACCTGCTGGAGATCTACGGCTACGACACCCTGCTGGTGTCGGAGcagctctgctgcagctga
- the LOC122975505 gene encoding DENN domain-containing protein 11-like isoform X2: MVERSDRAPLLDWEEIPSAEKDRLSSPSNSRALSGSSSPGFGWSSGPGGPTPSADGCSAPPATSSTPAAGTDEALHPDKGERPSDSGPREVPLEDRMVKWEEKDQIVSVFVVTFNTRSGNMLEWCLPKDMDLEGVEFKAIASGSHRVTTDFIYFRKGCYFGLACFANMPVESTVERGARMKSVGILSPSYTLLYRYMSFLEHQVRLQLQSPGHYSPLEAFYEDKRALLPPSGDGVVTTCPANAWGAAINHSMHPEMKITHPAGCMSQFIRFFGEQIMVLWKLALLRRRILIFSPPPVGVVCYRVYCCCCLANISIPGVGVAVPEFRPFFYVNVADISALENELSYVACTTEKIFEEKKDLYDVYVDNQNVKTYRDGLKPLLRLSTADREKYRKLTEQRM; this comes from the exons ATGGTGGAGCGGTCGGACCGAGCCCCTCTGCTGGACTGGGAGGAGATTCCGTCCGCGGAGAAGGACCGACTGTCGAGCCCCTCCAACAGCCGTGCCTTATCCGGATCCTCCTCGCCTGGGTTTGGGTGGAGCAGCGGTCCGGGGGGTCCCACTCCCAGCGCAGACGGCTGCAGCGCCCCACCCGCGACCTCCAGCACCCCGGCGGCGGGCACGGATGAAGCGCTGCACCCCGACAAGGGGGAGCGTCCCTCGGATTCAGGACCGAGGGAGGTGCCGCTAGAGGACAGGATGGTGAAATGGGAGGAAAAAGACCAGATTGTGTCGGTCTTTGTGGTCACATTCAACACCAGATCAG GCAACATGCTGGAGTGGTGTCTGCCCAAAGACATGGACTTGGAGGGAGTCGAGTTCAAAGCCATTGCCAGCGGCTCCCACCGAGTAACCACAGACTTCAT CTACTTCCGGAAGGGCTGCTACTTTGGCCTCGCCTGCTTTGCCAACATGCCGGTGGAGAGCACGGTGGAGAGGGGGGCGAGGATGAAGTCGGTAGGGATCCTATCTCCGTCTTACACCTTGCTCTACCGCTACATGAGCTTCCTGGAGCACCAGGTCAG GCTCCAGCTTCAGTCCCCAGGCCACTATTCTCCCCTAGAGGCCTTTTATGAGGACAAGAGAGCACTTCTGCCCCCCAGTGGTGATGGAGTTGTTACTACATGTCCAGCCAACGCATGGGGAGCTGCAATCAACCACAGCATGCACCCTGAAATGAAG ATCACCCACCCGGCCGGCTGTATGTCCCAGTTCATCCGCTTCTTTGGGGAGCAGATCATGGTGCTGTGGAAGCTGGCGCTACTCCGCAGACGCATTCTCATCTTCTCCCCTCCGCCTGTGGGTGTGGTCTGCTACAGGG TGTACTGCTGCTGTTGCCTGGCAAACATCTCCATCCCCGGGGTCGGCGTGGCCGTGCCCGAGTTCCGCCCCTTCTTCTATGTTAATGTGGCCGATATCAGCGCCCTGGAGAATGAGCTCTCCTACGTAGCAT GCACTACTGAGAAGATctttgaggagaagaaggatctgtatgatgtgtatgtagACAATCAGAATGTAAAGACCTACAGAGACGGACTCAAGCCGCTGCTCCGCCTCAGCACTGCAGACAGGGAGAAATATCGCAAACTCACCGAGCAGAG aatgtga